In Bacillota bacterium, a single window of DNA contains:
- a CDS encoding Flp family type IVb pilin — protein sequence MLALLKRLFYEEDGQGMVEYGLIIALVAVVLIGALVALRGGLEGIFSRAQSALEDPESAQ from the coding sequence ATGTTGGCGCTGCTGAAGAGGCTCTTCTATGAGGAAGACGGACAAGGCATGGTCGAGTACGGGCTTATCATCGCCCTCGTTGCGGTAGTGCTGATCGGTGCGCTTGTGGCACTGAGAGGTGGCCTTGAGGGCATATTCTCGCGTGCGCAGAGTGCTCTTGAGGATCCAGAGTCGGCTCAATAA